The Solanum dulcamara chromosome 2, daSolDulc1.2, whole genome shotgun sequence region tattggacggatgtggcaacgtCGTCGGCTCGTTGTACATCACCGCCTCATAGGTGGTGgttatcggataagagaaactaccAAACTTTTAAAATGAATTGTTGATTGGCTGAGTTATATTTTTCTGAGTCATACTTCTCTTTAAAAGCATTGTCTATTTTAAACTTGCCTtccttattgagttgagttgattgtggaGTTGAGTCtcttgagatgagttgattgatattgagTATGTTGATCGTACTCTTTTCCTGtcgttttacatacttgtatatttcatgtactggcgtcatttggcctgcatcatttcatgatgcaaatacaggtgctagagatcatcaacaggcgctccgttgaagatctacttcttttctgatagtggtgagaccttaTTTTTCAGTCGGATCATATTTATATTCATCTTtactttgagtatttttctttggatagccatggacttgtcattggtaTCTTTttgatagtgatagaggcttcatagatagatagTGATTGTGTTGAGTAAACGTTTTGGTTTTCAAAACTATTATTTGATTTGAAATTGATTTGGGATCTATTTTTACATGAACgtcttttaaattcatattgAGTATTCTGCTAAAtgaatgattgaatgaatgtgtgattggatcaagtggttcaTTTGGAGACCAACGATGATcttcgagtgtcggtcacgcctagggtaccatCTTAGTGTGTGACAAAATGAGTGATGACTTCTTGAGCGTTTGCATGGTTTCTTTGATGGAAAaagatgatattattttatcttCAAGTAATTAAACCTCGTCGAATGGTATTGTAAATCATGTGCTTAAGAAGTATTGACGGTGatctttttttgaaatatgCAATTTGCACTCTAATTCacacatttatatttttattttttaaattcctaaatgaaaattctgaatcAGAATTAGTTTAAGTTTAAATATAAAGtcacttttaataaaaaatattttacttcaAAGTGAGATTTTTCGAAATGAACCAGAATTAATTAATCGAACCACAAAACAAGTAACGAGacccaaaaaaacaaaaatgccAGGATTGACTGGTCCACTTTGGTGATCCTTGGTGTGTGCAATAATGGGCTGTtatttagagtaaaactaggGGCAATTAGATCACAAGATTCCTATAAATTACTGGGCACTGACTTTGTTACACCCAAAAAAAATCAGTCCCAAAGTGGTCATCACAAACTACCAAGAAAAAAACTTAGGCAACAAGACCCAAAAAAAAACCACTCATTCAAAAACTCAACAAAAAATGTCCTCAAGATTGCTTCTTCTTCtcaccttctttctcttctgcCTACTTGCTCAAGTAAAATTTTGAACCTTCAATTAATCACCTAACTCCCATATAATTTTGTTCtttagacaaaaaaaaaaattgtgtgcaAGTACTAGTCTAATTAATGTTCTAATTTACTTGCAGGTCTCTTCTGATATTGACATTGAAGACCTCCAAACTCAGGTATGTCTACTCCCACCGTTTCTTTTTAATTgtcatatatattaaaaatatttattttaaaatagttatcaatttaaataattaagaaatgattaattaattttttttaattttagtcttatcattaattattttagaattaaaATCTACATATGTAGATAAAAATTATACGATTAATAAGAaatatattagtcaaataacacttttaattaattttttttaagaattgtcatgacaactaaaaagagATGGAGAGAGTATTTTCCTTACTCTTTTTCTATCATTTAACCAAAATTTGATACTTAAAACTAAAcatcatataaattaattatccttAACATATGAAATGTCATCCATAAGAGTTAAGTGTGTTAGACCGTCTCACACTGGTTGGGATTGGGAGAATGAGTTGATGTCTCCTTTTACGATTTTGGACCATCGTTATCTGATGAGCTATTTTTTTCGTTTTTATTTGTTTgtcctattattatttttagtttgtttttttaacaaaatatcTCCTTTTGACaattctttttttcaaatttttcacGTAGCATGCTTATGAGCACAAAATTAAAGGATATTTCATACGTGTTATTTTGTGCACACTTCAACTGTTCAGCTCCGAAGTATAAATTGTTAGAAAGTTTTCATATTCATTGTGGAAGGAGTATTATCTCATTTTATGATTTCGGAGAACTCTCGTGGTATGAACTAGCTTTTAAGATTGAGTTTGATTCAACGTTTATGGTGTAATTTTGAGCAATCCTTACTAAAGATAAGTTAGTCTAGCCCAAtattcattttcttaataagtgACGGAATGAATAATTTCTCTCTTACCTTCTTTTTGTTCATATTGGTTGTGCAAATCTTTGTTAGGTGGGGAAAGGAGCTAACAGGAGGCTCTTGCCCTATGTGGGTAAGTTTCAATATCTCAATCTATTTccattgaaaagaaaataatatgagCCCCATGGGTCagtgaaattaattttataaataaacagttaCTCATTTGAATACCAATGTTGAAATTGATAATATGCAATGTATTTAGTTAAAAGGGCTATAaacttttttttggaaaaaataactaaaatacccttaattttcttaaaagttttatagattattattatgaatccttttaaagaaaaagaggaaagaCACGTATTAAGAAAAAggtattttgagaatttgaggaaatattaaagataaaatttgATCAAACTAAAAATGCTTATAAGCAGAGAAAAATCGTAAGTAAGACATGACGTACTTACAATTTTTGATGATTGCCAAACACACAAATAAGCCAAAAACTACTTGCAAGCCAATTTGATCAGCTTAGCGACTCAAACAGACATCTAAGAGACTGtttaattttttgttattttggggaaaaaataaatagattgtGGAGGACTATGCAAAGTGAGATGCAGTAGGCACTCAAGGCCAAATTTATGCAGCAGAGCTTGTGGGACTTGTTGTATGAGGTGCAAATGTGTTCCTCCAGGCACTTTTGGTAACAGAGAAATTTGTGGCAAGTGCTATACAGACATGACTACTCATGGAAACAAGACCAAGTGCCCTTAATTAATTAAGGCTACTAGTTATACTACTTAATCTTGTCTTCAATTTTCCCAAGTttcaagaaggaaaagaaaacatGAGTATGTGTTTTGTGATTTTGATGTAATGTTGTGATGGTGGTCTTTTTTCATCTAGAGATGTGGTGTTTAGGTTTAAAATTTTAATGTTAGATGTTTTAATCTTCATGATTAGTCTATGTTGTTTGAATTATTATAGGTTATAATTCTCAAGTTTATGGTATAACAAGTGAATTTTAGCATGTAATAGTAGGTTAGTGATTAATTTATTAGATTGTCGAAGTTGTCACGGggtgatttttctttttctttcacaaGATCACAACCCGCGCGGCAGTCAACTTCGCAAGTTAACTTCAGCCTACCAACACACGTTTGACACAAGATTATATCAAACACAAAGGAAATACGCTACAGCGaaaacacacaacaacaacacaagcATATACAGACAAATTGTCTAATTTTTATATAACTCTCCCTCAGCTTATACAAAAGAACACTCGTAGATATTATGTACAATTACTTTTTAAGTGGCAtgattgtataaatatttttagttttatacgatgaatacttaaaatttaaactTGATAAGTTTGTTCATACGGacaatttagatatttttgtaCTGTCAATGCATAAAATTTAGACCCATCATGTTTGAGATCATCCAGTGGCAGAGCCACCTTATCCTAAGTGGTTTCAATTTAGACCGCTCCGTCACAAAATTATACTgtttaattagtttataattttaactttatgtataaatattgtatattgACTCTCCTTATGTTTTTTATGTGTCTACTTTTTTATGTTTTGACATCCTTTAGTAAAATTTATGGATCTGCAACTAAGATTATCCCTGCAAAGGAATTAACTCCACCTAGTGTCAAAAGATTGCGTAATGGTACTCCTTTATGTTGGGAAAATGCACAGATTAACGCACcaatatatatagttaaaataatagaaataaaattaaaaaataatgacactagaatttttttttaaataagagaaaaatcACAGGCCAAGAAAAGCAATTGATATCATTATAGTAAGTAATTTTTACACTGGATAGTCACGAGTataatactcaaaatgaccacaACACAGTCAAAAAGAATAACACTTTTCACCTTACTAAAATATCACTCGCattctatttttcttcaaatactattttcttatagtctatggTATATCTAACTTTgctctttaatatttttattttttctctatcTTGATGTGTTCTTACAAATGAGCAAGAGtgctctatttatagaaaaaaattgtcCCTATGATGTCACCAACGatacaaatatttaaaaactttaataaatttattgGTGAGATTTGATTTGACAAAAATAGTAATATTTTGATTGATAAGATTTTTCAAttatcaaatttatatttttaactaTCTAATTTCAAATcttacaataaaataaaaaatatttgtagcATGAGATGAACGTTTACACTTTGTTTAATATTTACTTGGCTCTTTGCTTATTTGAAAAAGTCTTGATTTTAATACAATGTATGGTACTGTTATAGTCAGATAtactattaattttatttttgggcAGATGGATGGGATGGGGTTAATCAGACATATACACAAGGAAAACGACGTAATATGGAGTGATATCACTCCTTTACCCCTATCTTTTATGATCCCAAAATATTGATTACTTTCAATCCTTAGCTTTTTCtttattgtaatttttatttgttaagaCGTACTAAACATGTTACGTTAAAAGCTAGATAAagtaatatttaataaaataataattttgttaaataaatattttttatcgatTTTAATTTGGGTCAGTTctattaaagtaatattctcgTTAAATAtattagataataattaaaaataaaatattaaaggcccagaaaaaatataaagtaataattattagaatatatgaagaatttatatatatttaatcagtcaataatattagtacaattagaaacattaaacttTTCTAAAGTCGTTTAGCTTTtctagatttaaataataaatatgcaaagactacactttttagtttcctagatttaaacttttaaaattcttaattcaaatatttttttcctttattatgacacatactgcaaaatactctctaaaataataaatatttatttatcgataaagaaatattttatgcatttatcgataaactaataatctcaataaatgaatatatttttttcgatCTCAAGCATATACATTTATAGATGCTTTACCGTAGGTGGTAGCCATCTCTATTAGGATTCTTAGGTCAAtagattttatatatttaataagtTCATAGGTCATTCTATGGATTTGGGAGGTTTAATATAAAGATAAAtgtcaaaaacacatttaaattatcttttttttttagtttcatatctaaactgttggaagtgtgagtttcatacctaaattatcacttattagtttgagaaacacacctcagtagtgtgtaatacactctctctacgctctctattttttaaaaaaacattgcCACAAGGCATTCCATATGGATAAAATATTAAtccaccttgacaaaaattaaataaactattaatattagttaaaagctaaatattaaagtatttctatccaaaaaaaaataaaaaaattttaaaaaaaataataaaatttaaaatattttgcttaCTACTAGATTATATATTCACGTAAAACGTATTTATATaatctaaaaaattaaaagtcttGACATAGTGAAACACAGTCTTACAATTGTGAAACATACGGAGGGAGAGAGAAGAGAGTGGAGCGAGAGAAGAGAAAGGCGAAAGGAGGAGGAGAGAAAGTGTTgctaaattttataaatatgaaaaatatttgttgCTCTAGTAATTAAGCCCCATAATGTCGTGGTTTGTgaaatttcttcaattaaaaatttgaaaaaattatttgggtgaacactttttaataaataattattgattttagtgatactttttatttattatcatctgTAGCAATACATTGCAATATTAAGacaatatgttatatattaaaagtaaattatgcattcaatataaatgtattataagtgttttaaaatacaTTATGCATATTTGGTAAGAAACTGACACAATGTagtataagtgtattaaagtatgtgatatataaatgtattatccataataaaacttgaattatatgagctttataaattttttctgtaatatgtattaaaattgtattataaatgtattataagtatccaagtgaaaaaaaaatgttattgctataaatgataaacatttttttaatatagtatatcgATGTAAATTTCCCTTAAAAGTTGTCCATTTTATGTGGACGACCCAAGTCTACCTAGTGTTATGGATGGTGGGCCGGACTACTAATTTGGAGCAGGCCCAATAACCAaaattttttacttatttaaggaaaaattacctaaatatacaatttattttatcatattttttaaaaaattttatcatttgaaaaaattacaagaaTTCCTACTCTCACCTATTCTCGGATACATCATTTTACATGATGTATtagtcggatacatcactttaagTGATAtatcggtcggatacatcattttacgtgatgtatcggtaaagtgatgtatcggtcaaatatattattttacgtgatgtatcagaacgTTTTAAGATGTATCCGAATTCtaccaaattttaaaaaattttgtaatttgaaaaagagtagAGATATGATGTAATTAACTCTAAACACTATGGAATTTGTgtaatcatttcattatttaaagGGAAATTACATAAATTGGACCTATTAGTGAAACTATTTACTCAacccaaattatttatcattaatGGATCCttgacccaaactatttacgTGTCTACCCCACTTTCTCTTTTCTTACTTCGTGCATGGCTTCATAATGACATTAGCATCACAACTATGATTTAATCCTATGTGGTACTctatcggtatattgatacttTATCGGTGTCATCTAGGATTGGACTTttcttttaagaaataaataagaaacagttaataagagaaaattatgaaagtagaaaatatatt contains the following coding sequences:
- the LOC129875277 gene encoding gibberellin-regulated protein 3-like — translated: MSSRLLLLLTFFLFCLLAQVSSDIDIEDLQTQVGKGANRRLLPYVDCGGLCKVRCSRHSRPNLCSRACGTCCMRCKCVPPGTFGNREICGKCYTDMTTHGNKTKCP